A stretch of the Vulcanisaeta souniana JCM 11219 genome encodes the following:
- a CDS encoding pyridoxal-phosphate-dependent aminotransferase family protein, protein MFVSDPLIATPGPTEIPHRILLAMARRTTNPDLDPEFFRHYDEARSMLAEILGTKSGNVIVWVGEAMSGLEAAVANLVGSGDKVAVLSNGIFGDAFADLLRAYGGVPIIHKVEYTKVLDPDKVTSFLRNEARDARVVTMVHCETPSGTLNDLREMARAVKSEGKLLIVDAVSSIGGVEINVGWGVDILIGGSQKVLNLPSGLTILAVSDEAWETMKRTNYKGFYLNIRLWRDVVEKMEFPYTHSEPLINGLLESLKMIHEEGLDNVYRRHRAVARGVVRAVEAVNLRLIPELEVFASPTVTAFYIPNGLSDVKVIETARRYGVFIAGSWGPLKGRVLRIGHMGYTASINAMSNAIIALMKALNELGYHVKVGDAVEAFLSGVGA, encoded by the coding sequence ATGTTTGTGTCGGATCCGTTAATAGCAACGCCAGGGCCTACGGAAATACCCCATAGGATATTACTTGCCATGGCAAGACGAACCACAAACCCTGACCTAGACCCAGAGTTCTTTAGGCATTATGACGAGGCCAGGTCAATGCTTGCGGAGATCCTCGGCACCAAGAGCGGTAATGTAATTGTGTGGGTTGGTGAGGCCATGAGCGGTCTCGAGGCCGCGGTAGCTAACCTAGTTGGGAGTGGGGATAAGGTTGCGGTGCTAAGCAATGGGATCTTTGGTGATGCCTTTGCGGACTTGTTGCGGGCGTATGGTGGAGTCCCCATTATCCACAAGGTTGAGTATACAAAGGTGCTTGACCCAGATAAGGTTACCTCGTTCCTCAGGAATGAAGCTAGGGACGCGAGGGTAGTTACAATGGTCCACTGCGAGACGCCAAGCGGGACGTTAAATGACCTTAGGGAGATGGCTAGGGCCGTTAAGTCTGAGGGTAAGCTCCTAATCGTTGATGCTGTTTCATCAATTGGTGGTGTGGAAATTAATGTCGGGTGGGGCGTCGACATACTTATTGGTGGTAGTCAGAAGGTGCTTAATCTGCCGTCTGGCTTGACAATACTGGCCGTTAGTGATGAGGCTTGGGAGACCATGAAGAGAACCAATTACAAGGGGTTCTACCTAAACATTAGGTTGTGGAGGGATGTGGTGGAGAAGATGGAGTTCCCATACACCCACAGTGAGCCGTTGATTAATGGCTTACTTGAGTCTCTCAAGATGATTCACGAGGAGGGGTTGGACAACGTCTATAGGAGGCATAGGGCTGTGGCGAGGGGTGTGGTTAGGGCTGTTGAGGCCGTGAACCTCAGGTTAATCCCCGAGTTGGAGGTTTTCGCGAGTCCAACCGTCACGGCATTCTACATACCAAACGGCTTGAGTGACGTGAAGGTTATAGAAACGGCGAGGAGGTACGGAGTCTTCATAGCCGGTTCATGGGGGCCATTGAAGGGTAGGGTGCTCAGGATTGGGCACATGGGATATACGGCATCCATAAACGCTATGTCCAACGCCATAATAGCTTTGATGAAGGCCCTCAATGAGCTGGGGTATCACGTTAAGGTCGGTGATGCCGTAGAGGCCTTCCTGAGCGGTGTTGGGGCATGA
- a CDS encoding APC family permease: MNIFVRESTGLVREVGPFRLLLMSMGYNGFLTIPFVYLAGLYLYGAGSIAYAALVVSWLMFIPGALLWYYITRQYPRTAGDYVYFSRLSPPIGFAAWFNFTVGEMLYDAVLVYFAIAQLGTVMQALNNPLASVVLNPRNEFILAVILITVLIMVNVVSARAGLTMFAVMSLAALATFIASAIYVLSLPRGIIEGSLGIEYLKAANEANKVSVTGGLYGLFGMVAFTTAVWAYMNYPVTIGGEIRRDRLTVLLGIIGVLVLGGLFFTLFVAAFLKGFGLRFYVGASYMSAYGLDNGYILVNPGADLALMHTPIAIALAYSSVLWYIAPVAGVIVQISRYLLAFSMDRVLPMALSYVSLRTHSPIMAHLVDLVVTIALIYILILTPLSSALLYAIDLDALVLLVFTFVVSILLALVMHVRGIIKLEASKRLLITLDLVYLMVLSIFVYYWLTQSQYYLLITGSPLQLLAESSIIFIVGLVVFAAASYIRSKEGIPLSLTYAEIPPE, from the coding sequence ATGAACATCTTCGTTAGGGAGAGCACGGGCCTTGTTAGGGAGGTTGGCCCATTTAGATTGCTGCTAATGAGCATGGGCTATAATGGCTTCCTCACGATACCGTTCGTTTACCTTGCTGGGCTTTACCTATACGGCGCAGGGTCCATAGCCTACGCGGCCCTGGTAGTCTCATGGTTAATGTTCATACCTGGGGCATTGCTATGGTACTACATAACCAGGCAGTACCCGAGGACCGCGGGTGACTATGTGTATTTCTCAAGGCTAAGCCCACCTATTGGTTTCGCGGCGTGGTTCAACTTCACTGTGGGTGAGATGCTTTATGACGCAGTCCTCGTGTACTTCGCCATAGCCCAGTTAGGCACTGTAATGCAGGCATTGAATAACCCATTAGCAAGTGTGGTGCTTAATCCAAGGAACGAGTTCATACTAGCCGTAATACTAATCACTGTGTTAATCATGGTTAACGTAGTCTCGGCCAGGGCTGGATTAACGATGTTCGCAGTCATGTCCCTGGCTGCCTTGGCGACCTTCATAGCGTCAGCCATCTATGTGTTATCACTGCCGCGGGGTATAATTGAGGGCTCACTAGGTATTGAATACCTAAAGGCTGCGAATGAAGCCAATAAGGTGTCAGTGACTGGTGGGTTATATGGGTTGTTCGGTATGGTCGCCTTTACCACAGCCGTCTGGGCCTACATGAATTACCCTGTGACCATAGGTGGTGAAATTAGGAGGGATAGGTTAACGGTATTACTCGGTATCATTGGTGTGCTCGTGCTAGGTGGCCTATTTTTCACATTGTTTGTTGCAGCGTTCCTTAAGGGCTTCGGCTTGAGGTTCTACGTTGGGGCTAGTTACATGAGCGCCTACGGGTTGGATAATGGCTACATACTTGTTAACCCTGGCGCTGACTTGGCCTTGATGCATACGCCAATAGCCATTGCCCTTGCGTATTCGTCAGTTCTTTGGTACATAGCGCCGGTGGCCGGCGTTATCGTTCAAATATCAAGGTACTTACTCGCCTTCTCCATGGATAGGGTCCTCCCAATGGCCCTATCCTACGTAAGCTTAAGGACGCACTCGCCCATAATGGCTCACTTGGTAGACTTGGTGGTTACCATAGCCCTCATATACATACTAATCCTAACACCACTAAGCTCGGCGCTGCTCTATGCGATAGACCTCGATGCGTTAGTGCTCTTGGTCTTCACATTCGTGGTTTCAATACTGCTGGCGTTGGTAATGCATGTTAGGGGCATTATTAAACTCGAAGCAAGTAAGAGACTCCTAATTACTCTGGACCTCGTATACTTAATGGTTCTATCAATTTTCGTTTACTATTGGCTAACGCAATCACAGTATTACTTATTAATCACAGGTAGCCCGTTACAGTTGTTGGCCGAGTCATCGATAATATTCATAGTGGGCCTAGTGGTATTTGCTGCTGCCTCATATATTAGGAGTAAGGAGGGGATACCGCTATCTCTGACATACGCTGAAATACCACCTGAATAA
- a CDS encoding pantoate kinase — protein sequence MPVTMIILDVPLHVTSIWLPIYGNDPISTGSLGCGIVIRPGVRLTIMPAAGPIKYDIDHIDLTFRKLGVNAEVNYSSPVQLGVGYGMSAALALGTALGAAVIAHKPLIKAAQVAHMIEVRLGTGLGDVIAEYYGGGIELRLRAGAPGVGIIDKIPYSQDLMIVTVDLGKYLTSDMLQELKDKLVTLGRRYIDELINEPTYEKFTELSTAFSREIGFLTRDLEGRVRPCVRHADAYYVKKKVLVFLTHRDEAEALINCLRSVGYEAKVFEPSNEGIRVVIDKDTPNKVH from the coding sequence ATGCCAGTGACCATGATAATACTCGACGTACCACTCCATGTTACGAGCATCTGGCTGCCGATTTATGGAAACGACCCAATTAGTACGGGCTCGCTGGGCTGCGGCATTGTCATTAGGCCTGGGGTGAGGCTTACGATTATGCCAGCGGCCGGTCCCATTAAGTACGACATCGACCACATAGATTTAACGTTCAGGAAGCTAGGTGTTAATGCCGAGGTTAATTACTCATCACCCGTACAACTAGGTGTTGGTTATGGGATGAGCGCCGCACTTGCGCTCGGCACGGCTCTAGGTGCCGCGGTAATTGCACATAAGCCGTTGATAAAGGCAGCCCAGGTCGCTCACATGATTGAGGTAAGGCTTGGCACAGGGCTTGGCGACGTAATTGCCGAGTACTACGGAGGTGGCATTGAGCTTAGGCTAAGGGCCGGTGCCCCAGGCGTTGGGATTATTGATAAAATTCCATACTCGCAAGACTTAATGATAGTCACGGTAGACCTGGGTAAATACCTAACGAGTGACATGCTCCAGGAATTAAAGGATAAATTGGTAACACTGGGTCGTAGGTACATTGATGAATTAATTAATGAGCCAACTTATGAGAAATTTACGGAATTAAGCACGGCATTCTCAAGGGAGATTGGCTTCCTAACCAGAGACCTCGAGGGTAGGGTAAGGCCATGTGTACGCCACGCCGATGCCTACTACGTTAAGAAGAAGGTCCTGGTGTTCCTAACGCATAGGGATGAGGCTGAGGCCTTAATTAATTGCCTAAGGTCCGTTGGTTATGAAGCCAAGGTCTTTGAACCATCAAATGAAGGTATCAGGGTAGTGATCGATAAAGATACACCCAATAAGGTGCATTAA
- the hisD gene encoding histidinol dehydrogenase, whose amino-acid sequence MSPLRLSRESLLGEFRRMRSLDKYVDAVRAIINDVRTRGDEAVIAYTERFDSVTLTKIEVDVDELRELASRVNKDVAQAIDEAYKSVEGFNRKLMPSDFEEEYCGLIRGVKWVPIDRVGIYVPRDYFSTLIMTGVIARVAGVGELVITTPPNKDGSISPEIAYVSLKLNARVFRVGGPQAIAAMAFGTASIPRVDKIVGPGNTYVQAAKYLVSQYVGIDGIEGPTELVVCADPAIDPGIVALDIMAQLEHNSAIAVLITWDERYLGIIEARLGNLNYVSTLVNGPRDCVYIVNELAPEHVTLWGLDNLISDVRNAGAVSVSTPSAMIDYVAGPSHVLPTESSARWRGALSVYDFIKPITYVKALSKDLAAELAKHGATLAIHEGFNNHAKSITEWLFTDKPNKVA is encoded by the coding sequence GTGTCACCCTTGAGGTTAAGTAGGGAGTCACTCCTTGGCGAGTTTAGAAGAATGAGGAGTTTAGATAAATACGTTGATGCTGTTAGGGCTATTATAAATGATGTTAGGACCAGGGGTGATGAGGCCGTGATTGCATATACCGAGAGGTTCGATAGTGTTACGCTCACTAAGATAGAGGTTGATGTTGACGAATTAAGGGAACTTGCATCAAGGGTTAATAAGGACGTTGCGCAGGCCATAGACGAGGCCTATAAGTCCGTGGAAGGCTTCAACCGTAAGTTAATGCCCAGTGATTTCGAGGAAGAGTACTGTGGGTTGATTAGGGGTGTTAAGTGGGTGCCCATTGATAGGGTTGGGATTTACGTGCCCAGGGATTACTTCTCGACTCTCATAATGACGGGTGTCATAGCCAGGGTTGCCGGCGTTGGCGAGTTGGTAATAACTACACCGCCGAATAAGGACGGTAGTATAAGCCCAGAGATAGCCTATGTGTCGCTCAAGCTTAATGCCAGGGTGTTCAGGGTGGGTGGTCCGCAGGCCATTGCAGCCATGGCCTTTGGGACCGCCTCAATACCCAGAGTTGATAAGATAGTTGGTCCAGGCAATACCTACGTGCAAGCCGCTAAGTACCTAGTTTCCCAGTACGTGGGTATTGACGGTATTGAGGGGCCGACGGAGCTCGTGGTCTGCGCAGACCCAGCAATAGATCCAGGTATTGTTGCCCTGGACATTATGGCCCAGCTTGAGCATAACTCAGCAATTGCCGTATTGATTACTTGGGATGAGAGATACCTAGGCATCATTGAGGCAAGGCTAGGTAACCTGAATTATGTATCAACTCTCGTCAATGGACCCAGGGACTGCGTGTACATAGTCAATGAACTGGCGCCTGAACATGTAACATTGTGGGGCCTAGATAACTTAATCAGTGATGTTAGGAACGCAGGCGCCGTGTCAGTATCAACGCCCTCCGCAATGATCGACTACGTGGCTGGGCCAAGCCATGTATTACCCACGGAATCCTCAGCCAGGTGGAGAGGCGCCCTCTCAGTTTACGACTTCATAAAACCCATAACCTACGTCAAGGCCCTGAGTAAGGACCTTGCCGCCGAACTTGCAAAGCATGGCGCCACATTGGCTATACATGAGGGATTTAATAACCATGCCAAGTCAATAACCGAGTGGTTATTTACGGACAAACCCAATAAAGTGGCGTAG